A stretch of Ischnura elegans chromosome 4, ioIscEleg1.1, whole genome shotgun sequence DNA encodes these proteins:
- the LOC124157257 gene encoding facilitated trehalose transporter Tret1-like has translation MHMSPGEDRGIPRGDEAGKTAAAPGTIADPRKLAEEAALEAGVNRGAVDRTGGKFKMILRSIPWDIFSWGVTREVLATFAAHGNSICVGFGQGYSAVLLPQISDPGSTLHLTSQEASWVASLGVISNPLGALAAGIVSELLGRRSAVKLAAGPYIAGWLIIFLADDFLKLCIGRFICGMAVGMASASYVYVAEVSGAQHRGTLCASGPVFVSLGVLMVYAAGAFLNWTTVAAMACAASIAAYAFAAAILPETPAWLVSRGRLHEARESLEWLRGNSASAGEIDKDLAALMEASNTVSEAKRQETSTPDDQPRCCSFFASMWSLFARPQVWKPFVLLLFFFAFQEASGIYVLLYYAVDLFRSLEASHAPPAAPMNMMARDRISTDGEYGDIPVASALIGSLGASNYTDYTDNVLQNIEDNSSSGVAEGFLASIAVAGVRLLASIGGAVLMKKFGRRQLAMASGMGMAASMAVAGGYEFVFAGKTVADGRLAPWVPLACVLTHVCVSMIGFLQLPWIMTSELFPQAARGIAGGSVSALAHLLIFTSVKTYPDLEAWAGVPWTLWLFAGSAAAGAIFVYMFLPETKGKTLAEIEDEFSGGIGRRGCLGSSDSSECLNYGPICERKMKGTLNAVIVKSKHGQIENTQQKSLAAIMRQYCNNSDNTSDRNFCSLPTENHHTSNPGFLINGKLVEAVPTSSHSLKDTFDNKITQGSTLSQMQTKKQKYSWLNWMSLFRNRKEVYVAGDSAQEVTAISVISVDVQTNKF, from the exons gtTCTTGCCACCTTCGCAGCCCATGGGAACTCAATATGCGTTGGTTTCGGCCAGGGATACTCCGCTGTACTCCTACCTCAGATCTCTGACCCCGGATCAACGTTACATCTAACTTCTCAAGAGGCGTCATGGGTCG cgAGTTTAGGGGTGATTTCTAATCCGCTTGGAGCTTTGGCGGCGGGGATTGTCTCAGAACTGCTGGGAAGAAGATCAGCCGTCAAGCTAGCAGCCGGTCCCTACATCGCCGGATGGCTAATAATCTTCCTGGCAGACGACTTCTTGAAACTGTGCATCGGTCGCTTCATTTGCGGAATGGCAGTCG GCATGGCCTCGGCGAGCTACGTGTACGTGGCTGAGGTGAGCGGCGCCCAGCACAGGGGAACCCTATGTGCCTCCGGTCCCGTCTTCGTCTCCCTCGGAGTGCTGATGGTCTATGCGGCGGGTGCGTTCTTGAATTGGACCACAGTCGCGGCCATGGCTTGCGCAGCGTCCATCGCGGCCTACGCCTTCGCCGCGGCCATCCTGCCCGAGACGCCCGCGTGGCTCGTGTCCCGCGGCCGTCTTCACGAGGCCCGAGAGTCGCTGGAGTGGTTGCGGGGCAACAGCGCGTCGGCCGGTGAAATCGATAAAGACCTCGCGGCACTGATGGAGGCATCGAACACGGTCAGCGAAGCCAAGCGAcaggagacttcaacgcccgacGATCAACCCCGATGCTGTTCCTTCTTCGCGAGCATGTGGTCTCTCTTCGCCAGGCCTCAGGTTTGGAAGCCGTTCGTCCTCCTGCTGTTCTTCTTCGCCTTCCAAGAGGCTTCCGGAATATACGTCCTCCTGTACTACGCCGTGGACCTGTTCCGGTCGCTGGAAGCTAGTCACGCACCTCCCGCGGCTCCCATGAACATGATGGCCAGGGATAGGATCTCAACTGATGGAGAATACGGCGATATTCCCGTCGCGTCTGCCCTTATCGGGAGCCTGGGCGCTTCGAATTACACGGATTACACAGATAAC GTGCTGCAAAATATTGAGGACAACTCTTCATCTGGAGTAGCAGAGGGTTTCTTGGCCTCCATTGCTGTCGCAGGTGTACGGTTATTGGCAAGCATTGGCGGTGCagtactaatgaagaaatttggACGCAGACAACTGGCGATGGCTTCAGGCATGGGAATGGCTGCATCAATGGCTGTTGCAGGAGGCTATGAATTTGTCTTTGCTGGAAAAACAGTTGCAGATGGACGCCTAGCCCCTTGGGTGCCTTTAGCCTGTGTCCTCACTCACGTCTGTGTCTCCATGATTGGATTTCTGCAACTACCTTGGATCATGACCTCAGAACTATTTCCACAG GCTGCAAGAGGTATTGCTGGAGGATCAGTCTCAGCCCTGGCTCACCTTTTGATATTCACATCCGTGAAAACTTACCCAGACTTGGAGGCCTGGGCTGGAGTGCCGTGGACGCTATGGCTCTTTGCAGGTTCGGCAGCAGCAGGAGCCATCTTCGTGTACATGTTTCTACCAGAAACAAAAGGGAAGACTTTAGCTGAGATTGAAGATGAATTTTCAGGAGGAATTGGCCGAAGAGGATGTTTGGGAAGCAGTGATAGCAGTGAATGCCTCAATTATGGGCCGATATGTGAGAGGAAAATGAAGGGGACACTTAATGCAGTTATTGTCAAGTCAAAACATGGCCAAATTGAGAATACACAGCAAAAG AGCCTGGCAGCTATCATGAGGCAATACTGTAATAACAGTGACAACACAAGTGACAGGAACTTTTGCAGCTTGCCAACAGAAAATCATCACACAAGCAACCCTGGATTTCTCATCAATGGAAAGCTTGTTGAGGCAGTTCCTACATCATCTCATTCCCTAAAAGACACATTTGACAACAAAATCACCCAAGGAAGCACTTTGTCCCAAATGCAAACTAAGAAGCAGAAATATTCCTGGTTAAATTGGATGTCCTTATTCAGGAATAGAAAGGAGGTATATGTGGCAGGAGACAGTGCTCAGGAAGTGACAGCCATTAGTGTCATTAGTGTTGATGTTCAAACAAACAAATTCTGA